Genomic DNA from Triticum dicoccoides isolate Atlit2015 ecotype Zavitan chromosome 4B, WEW_v2.0, whole genome shotgun sequence:
gccgcgcgccccctctccctctggtccgaattggactaggaggggggcggcgcccccctctttccttcccctctcccccttccttccccctcctagtaggagtaggaaagggggagtcctactcctactaggaggaggattcctcctccttggcgcgccctctaagggtcggccggcctccccccttgctcctttatatacgggggcagggggcaccccatagacacacaagttgatctacggatcgttccttagccgtgtgcggtgcccccctccaccatattccacctcggtcatatcgtcgcggagtttaggcgaagccctgcgccggtagaacatcatcatcgtcaccacgccgtcatgctgacggaactcaaccccgaagctttgctggatcggagcccggggatcatcatcgagctgaacgtgtgctgaactcggaggtgccgtacattcggtgcttggatcggtcggatcgtgaagacgtatgactacatcaaccgcgttgtgctaacgcttccgcttacggtctacgagggtacgtagacaacactctcccctctcgttgctatgtcatcaccatgatcttacgtgtgcgtaggaatttttttgaaattaccacgttccccatcagtggcatccaagcctaggttttatgcgttgatgttatatgcacgagtagaacacaagtgagttgtgggcgatacaagtcatactgcttaccagcatgtcatactttggttcggcggtattgtgagatgaagcggcccggaccgacattacgcgtacgcttacgcgagactggtttcaccgttatgagcacttgtgcttaaaggtggctggcgggtgtctgtctctctcactttagctgaatcgagtgtggtacgcccggtccttgcgaaggttaaaacagcactaacttgacgaactatcgttgtggttttgatgcgtaggtaagaacgggtcttgctaagcccgtagcagccacgtaaaacttgcaacaacaaagtagaggacgtataacttgtttttgcagggcatgttgtaatgtgatatggtcaagacgtgatgctatattttattgtatgagatgatcatgttttgtaaccgaagttatcgacaactggcaagagccatatggttgtcgctttattgtatgaaatgcaaacgccctgtaattgctttactttatcactaagcggtagcgatagtcgtagaagcaatagatggcgtaacgataacgatgctacgatggagatcaaggtgtcgcgccggtgacgatggtgatcacgatggtgcttcgaagatggagatcacaagcacaagatgatgatgaccatatcatatcacttatattgatgtgatgtttatcctttatgcatcttatcttgctttgattgacggtagcattttaagatgatctctcactaaaaattatcaagaagtgttcttcctgagtatgcaccattgccaaagatcgtcgtgcccagacaccacgtgatgatcgggtgtgataagctctacgtccatctacaacgggtgcaagccagttttgcacacgcagaatactcaggttaaacttgacgagcctagcatatgcagatatggcctcggaacacggagaccgaaaggtcgagcgtgaatcatatagtagatatgatcagcatagtgatgttcaccattgaaaactactccatctcacgtgatgatcggttatggtttagttgatttggatcacgtgatcacttagatgactagagagatgtctgtctaagtgggagttcttaagtaatatgattaattgaacttaaatttatcatgaacttagtcctggtagtattttgcaaattatgttgtagatcaatagcttgcgttgttgctttcatatgtttattttgatatgttcatagagaaaactgtgttgaaagatgttagtagcaatgatgcggattggatccgtgatctgaggtttatcctcattgctgcacagaagtattatgtccttaatgcaccgctaggtgacagacctattgcaggagcagatgcagacgttatgaacgtctggctagttcaatatgatgactacttgatagtttagtgcaccatgcttaacggcttagaatcgggacttcaaagacattttgaatgtcatggaccatataagatgttccagatattgaagttaatatttcaagcaaatacccgagttgagagatatgaagtctccaacaagttctatagctaaaagatggaggagaatcgctcaactagtgagcatgtgctcggattgtctgggtacttcaatcgcttgaatcaagtgggagttaatcttccagataagatagtgattgacataattctctagtcaccatcactaagttactagaacttcgtgatgaactatagtatgcaagggatgacaaaaacgattcccgagctcttcgtgatgttgaaatcgatgaaggtagaaatcaagaaagagcatcaagtgttgatgattgagaagaccgctagtttcaagagaagggcaaagggaaagaaaaggaacttcaagtggaaagacaagcaagttgtcactcctgcgaagaagcccaaagctgaaccatagcctgaaactgagtgcttacactgcaaaggaaatagtcactggaagcggatatgccctgaatatttggtagataagaaggatggcaatgtgaacaagggtatatttgatatacaggttattaatgtgtgccttgctagtgtttatagtagcccctgagtatttgatacttgttcggttgctaagattagtaactcgaaataggagttacagaataaacagagactagttgaaggggaagtgacgatgagtgttggaagtagttccaagattgatatgatcatcattgcacactccctatactttcgggattagtgttaaacctaaataaatgttatttggcatttgcgttgagcatgaatatgatttgatcatgtttattgcaatacggttattcatttaaaatcagagaataattgttgttctgtttacatgaataaaaccttcagtggtcatacacccaatgaaaatagtttgttggatctcgatcgtgatgatacacatattcataatattgatgccaaaagatgcaaagttaataatgatagtgcaacttatttgtggcactgccatttgggtcatatcggtgtaaagcgcatgaagaaactccataaagatggatttttggaatcacttggttatgaatcatttgatgcttgcgaatcgtgccttttgggcaagatgactaaaactccgttctccggaacaatggaacgagctactaacttgttggaaataatacataccgatgtatgcgatccaatgagtattgatgctcgtggcaagtatcgttattttctgaccttcacaagatgatttgagaagatatgggtatatctacttgatgaaacataagtctgaaatagttgaaaggttcaaagaatttcagagtgaagtggaaaaatcatcgtaacaagaaaataaagtttctgcgatctgatcgtggagacgaatatttgagttacgagtttggtcttcatttgaaacaatgtgaaatagtttcgcaactcacgccacctggaacaccacaatgtaatggtgtgtccgaatgtcgtaatcgtactttactagatatggtgcgatctatgatgtctcttatcggtttaccactatcattttggggttatgcattagagacaactgcattcacgttaaatagggcaccatcaaaatccgttgagatgacgccttatgaactgtggtttggcaagaaaccgaagttgtcatttcttaaagtttggggctgcgatgcttatgtgaagaaacttcaaccagataagctcaaacctaaatcggagaaatgtgtcttcataggatacccaaaagagactgttgggtacaccttctatcacagatccgaaggcaaaacattcattgctaagaatggatcctttctagagaaggagtttctctcaaaagaagtgagtgggaggaaagtagaacttgatgaggtaactgtacctgctcccttattggaaagtagttcatcacagaaatcagttcttgtgacacctacaccaattagtgaggaagctaatgatattgatcatgaaacttcagatcaagtttctactgaacctcgtaggtctaccagagcaagatccgcaccagagtggtacggtaatcctattctggaagtcatgttacttgaccatgatgaacctacgaactatgaggaagcgatgatgagcccagattccgcgaaatggcttgaggccatgaaatctgagatgggattcatgtatgagaacaaagtgtggactttggtggagttgcccgatgatcggcaagccatattgtataaatggatcttcaagaggaagacggacgctgatagtagtgttactatctacaaagctagacttgttgaaaaaggtttttgacaaagttcaaggtgttgactacaatgagattttctcaactgtagtgatgcttaagtctgtccgaatcatgttagcaattgccacattttatgaaatctggcaaatggatgtcaaaactgcattccttaatggatttcttaaagaagagttgtatatgatgcaaccagaaggttttgtcaatcctaaaggtgctaacaaaatgtgcaagctccaacaatccatctatggactggtgcaagcatctcagagttggaatacacgctttgataagttgatcaaagcatatagttttatacagacttgcggtgaagcctgtatttacaagaaagtgagtgggagctctgtagcatttctgatactatatgtagatgacatattattgatcagaaatgatatagaatttctggatagcataaagggatacttgaataaaagtttttcaatgaaagacctcggtaaagcttcttacacattgagcatcaagatctatatagatagatcaagacgcttgataagattttttcaatgagtacataccttgataaatttttgaaatagttcaaaatagaacagttaaagaaggagttcttgcctgtgatgcaaaggtgtgaagttgagtaagactcaagacccgaccatggcagaaaatagaaagagaatgaaaaatcattccctatgcctcagtcataggttctataaagtatgctatgctgtgaaccagacctattgtataccttgctctgagtttgacaaaggaatacaattttgatctaagagtagatcactggacaacggtcaagaatatccttagtgaggactaaggagatgtttctcgattatggaggtgataaaagagcccgtcgtaaaaagttacaacgatgcaagattttacaccaatccagatgactctaagtctcaatctggatacatattgaaagtgggagcaattagctagagtagctccgtgcagagcattgtggacatagaatatttgcaaaatacatacggctctgaatatgacagacccattgacaaaacttctctcacaagcaaaacatgatcataccttagtactctttgggtgttaatcacataagtgatgtgaactagattattgactctagtaaaccctttgggtgttggtcacatgacgatgtgaactatgggtgttaatcatatacagatatgaatattggtgttaaatcacatggtgatgtgaactagattattgactctagtgcaagtgggagactgaaggaaatatgccctagaggcaataataaagttattatttatttccttatttcatgataaatgtttattattcatgctagaattgtattaaccgaaaacataatacatgcgtgaatacatagacaaacataacgtcactagtatgcctctacttgactagctcattaatcaaagatggttatgtttcctaaccatagacatgtgttgtcatttgattaatgggatcacatcattaggagaatgatgtgattgacatgacccactccgttagcctagcacttgatcgtttagtatattgctattgctttcttcatgacttatacatgttcctgtaactatgagattatgcaactcccgtttaccggaggaacactttgggtgctaccaaacgtcacaacgtaactgggtgattataaaggagtactacaggtgtctccaaaggtacatgttgggttggcgtatttcgagattaggttttgtcactccgattgtcggagaggtatctctgggccctctcggtaatgcacatcactataagccttgcaagcaatgtagctaatgagttagttatgaaatgatgcattacgtaacgagtaaagagactttccggtaacgagattgaactaggtattggataccgacgatcgaatctcgggcaagtaacataccgatgacaaagggaacaacgtatgttgttatgcggtttgaccgataaagatcttcgtagaatatgtaggaaccaatatgggcatccaggttccgctattggttattgaccgagaatagttctaggtcatgtctacatagttctcgaacccgtagggtccgcacgcttaacgttacgatgatagttttattacgagtttataagttttgatgtacagaagtttgttcggagtcccgcatgtgatcacggacatgacgaggagtctcagactgatcaagacataaagatttatatattggacggctatattcgaacaccggaagtgttctgggtgttttcggagaaaaccgaagtgccggagggttaccggaacccccccgggagaagtaatgggcctagtgggccttaggggaaagagagaggggcggccagggtgggccgcgcgccccctctccctctggtccgaattggactaggagggggggcggcgcccccctctttccttcccctccccccttccttccccctcctagtaggagtaggaaagggggagtcctactcctactaggaggaggattcctcctccttggcgcgccctctaagggccggccggcctccccccttgctcctttatatacgggggcaggggggcacccaatagacacacaagttgatctacggatcgttccttagccatgtgcggtgcccccctccaccatattccacctcggtcatatcgtcgcggagtttaggcgaagccctgcgccggtagaacatcatcatcgtcaccacgccgtcgtgctgacggaactcaaccccgaagctttgctggatcggagccgggggatcgtcatcgagctgaacgtgtgctgaactcggaggtgtcgtacgttcggtgcttggatcggtcggatcgtgaagacgtacgactacatcaaccgcgttgtgctaacgcttccgcttacggtctacgagggtacgtagacaacactctcccctctcgttgctatgtcatcaccatgatcttgcgtgtgcgtaggaatttttttgaaattaccacgttccccatcaatatacccctccaccccctcttcattcgtggagagagccatcagaatgtgcctatactttcggcatacattttctgagagagaaccacctactcatgtgttgagaccaagacattccattcctaccatatgaatcttgatctctagccttccccaagttgctttccactcaaatcttctttccaccaaatccaaatcttgtgagagagagttgagtgttggggagactaacatttgaagcacaagagcaaggagttcatcatcaacacaccatttgttacttcttggagagtggtgtctcctagattggctaggtgtcacttgggagcctccgacaagattgtggagttgaaccaatgagtttgtaagggcaaggagattgcctacttcgtgaagatctaccgctagtgaggcaagtccttcgtgggcgatggccatggtgggatagacaaggttgcttcttcgtggacccttcgtgggtggagccctccgtggactcgcgcagccgttacccttcgtgggttgaagtctccatcaacgtggatgtacgatagcaccacccatcggaaccacgacaaaaacacccatgtctcctattgcgtttgcactctccaaacccttccttttacatttttacaagttgcatgctttattttccgctgctcatatactctttgcatggttgcttgaattgtgttaagattgcttgaaccgtgctaagttgctaaaatctgccaagaactaaaattgggaaaatgatagatttttatttggtcaagtagtctaatcaccccccctctagacatactttcgatcctaccggGGGCGTCCCCGCCCCCCGCTGCCCGACGTCGAGCACCACCACTACTTTCAGGCCAAGATCGACCATGTGCGGGCGTCTCTGTTGGAGGAGGAGCGAGCCTTCTCAGAGTACGACGCCGGCAACCACGAGGCGTGGGCGTCGTATTTCGAGCGCCGACAGGCGGAATAGCTGGTCTCCACCAACAACGCGCCACTGGTGAGGGGACGCAACAACAACGACGGCCGCCCCCTGTGGTGGGGCGCCCCGGGCCGCATGCTACACGCCGTCCTcgagtacctcgagggcggcaacgatccGTCGCTGACGTACCCGGCCGCCCCGGTCCCCCGCCGAAGTTGCGGTCCATGGATGCCAAGGAGGATGCTGGGCGGGTCCTCCTCCTGCTCATCCTCTCACTCCTCCGGGTCGCCGGCGCTCTTAAGTGTCAAGGCCGAACCCGTGGAaatgccgctcggccggcgcaaccACGGCgtcgtcatcaacgagggtggcGGCGGTTCCTCCCGCCTCATCAGGCCGATGACGGAGCCAGGGCTCGGCCCCGTGAAGCACGAGCACATTGATGAGGCCGCCATAAAGTGGCGCGGGAGGACCGGGTGCGGACGGAGATGGAGCGACAGCGCcgcgccctggaggagatcgccgctcgGGCCGTGGCCGCAACGAGGGAGGCGTCGTCGTTCTCGACGACATCGACGACGAGGTGCCGCCGCCGGCCAAACCAATCCGCCAGGGGGACCCCGGGCAGGGGTCGACCAAGGACGGCTGCGTGAAGACTTCGGCGGCGACTTCGGCGTATTCAGCAAGTTCTTCGGCCTGTAGGCACgaccatttttcttcttctttttagtagACTTATTTTTATGTTTCTATATGTAAAAAAAGCTGTGAACCACCTAAATATCGTCAAATATATGCCGTGTTTACCGAAATTTGCCCAATtatgttttaaaaaaaattaaaaaatctgGCGCCGACCTGGGGCGGCGGCCAGAAAGCCGATCGCCCCCACACCAAAAATATTGCCGGTTCGTCCCAAGCGGTGTTTTTTTCTAGTCTGTGGtgggcgaacggctggagatgtTCCTGCTACTACAACACACCCCAAGCGTCTCCAAACCCCTTCTTCCCTTTAAACCCCTACCCTCCCTTTCCGCCGCTTTGCTGCTACCTatccccttccctcccctccccaCGCCGCACGGCCCCGCCAGTCCAAGCTTCCACGCTCCTAGGGTTTttagccgccgccgcgcctccccgagCATGTCGGCGCCGCCCTCTCTCAAGTCCCCGGCCACCGCCGCCTTCCTCGCCTCCCCACGCTTGACCGTCGCCCCGAGAGCCGCCGTGCTCGGCGCCACCGCGCAGCCGCCGCGGCGCCTAAGCTGCTCTGCAGCCGTTGGAGCCGGAGCCAGGGATCTCGAGGTGGTGAGGGATACCTTCCCGAAGTACTCGCCGTTCCATTTTATTTAACCAGTGATGATGGTTGCTTATGAGATGCGTTCGGTGCGTTCGTTGATCAGATGAGTGCTCCCCTGGACTGGGCGGCGAGGTCGGTGGGGGAGCTGGAGCAAGCGACAGACCTGGACACTTTCTGTATGATGGCGCTATCACCTCTGGACGGCCGGTACTTCAGGTTTATTAAGGACTTGATGCCCTTCTTCAGTGAGTTCGGCCTCATCAGATACCGCGTCTTAGTCGAGGTTCGTCTCTTCGAATAGCATCCGCACTGTGTGTGTATTATATTATATCTACCATATCTGTATAATCTTGACTCGTGTGGATCAGTTCGGTTGGTAGTGTGCCATGGTCAATGCTACGTAAATGAAGTGGTTTTTAGTTCTGTAGGTCAAATGGTTGCTGAAGCTTTCTCAAATTCCTGAGGTCAAGGAGGTGCCACCGTTTAGCGAGGAGGCGCAGCTATTTCTGGATGCAATCATCCAAGATTTTAGCATCAATGATGCTAAAGAAGTGAAACAAATTGAGAAAATAACTAACCATGACGTGAAGGCTGTCGAGTACTATCTGAAGCAGAAATGCAGCTCAAATCCAGAGGTTGCAAAGGTATACGCTGGTTCTCATTTTTGAAGGCAGATGTTGATATGTGTGTGTTCACTTTCCTTAGTGAAGTCAACTATCATTCTGATCATGTTTTCCCAGGTTTTGGAATTCTTCCATTTTGgatgcacttctgaagatatcaacaACTTGTCACATGCATTAGCTCTAAAAGAGGGGGTAAACACAATTATGTTCCCTGTGATGATCGATGTATGCAGTGCAATATGTTCCTTGGCAACGGAAAATGCACACGTCCCTTTGCTGTCTAAAACTCACGGACAGGTATTTAGAGCCACCTTTTAGCTTTTGAATATCTttattaatactccctctgttcctaaatatttgtctttgtagagatttcaacaagtgactactcacggagcaaaatgagtgaatctaaactctaaaatatgtctatatacatccgtatgtggtagtccatttgaaatctctaaaagacaaatatttaggaacggagggagtatatgcttgtGTATGTAGTAGTGTGAGATTAATGAATATCTGAATTATTGTTTCTTCATATTCATATGTGCTAATCCTTTTGAGTCAGTTTGGTGCTTGTTTTGCAGTAGATTTGACCATGTGTGACTCAACTGTTCTATTATGTAACATGTGCTACAAAAACTTACTTGAGCTTTGTTATATTTGCTTGCCATTGCTGCAATAAGAGGGCATGAATAGATATAACTCCTGCACAGCATACAAAGAATGGAGCAAATTCAGAAGTCTGCTGTTCCTAACTCCCAAGTCGATAGGGGTTGAGTTGACAAGAAATTTAACTTTCTTTTAAAACGTCAAATAGGAATAAAATCGATCCTACTGTTACATGTTGTTTCTGGCCTAAACCTTGTGTAATTGTTTCTTTCATTTTTTTGGACAAATATCCTATATTTGTTTTTACcatattctataaataaaccacttTTGCTGAAAATATTAGGTGAAAAACTTTATTCAGTATTGCTGCAGTTCAGAGTTTAGCAGTTTAGCACAATGGTCTATATGTAATAGTCCAACTTAATAGACAACACTGTTCATTGACATGAGGCTTCCATTTTCCTGACATGGACTGCTCAAGCAAGATGCCAAGATCTAGCCTTTTGTTGCTGATATGCCTGGAATACTAGCTTAAAATTTTCAGCTTCCCACATGTAGCCGGCATCACCAACAACTCTGGGAAAAGAGATGGCAAATTTTGCAGCCAGATTATCTGATATCGGGAAGAGTTTTTCTGAGGTTAAGATACTAGGGAAATTTGCTGGCGCTGTTGGAAATTACAATGCTGATGTAGTTGCATATCCGGA
This window encodes:
- the LOC119290641 gene encoding adenylosuccinate lyase-like isoform X2, whose translation is MSAPPSLKSPATAAFLASPRLTVAPRAAVLGATAQPPRRLSCSAAVGAGARDLEMSAPLDWAARSVGELEQATDLDTFCMMALSPLDGRYFRFIKDLMPFFSEFGLIRYRVLVEVKWLLKLSQIPEVKEVPPFSEEAQLFLDAIIQDFSINDAKEVKQIEKITNHDVKAVEYYLKQKCSSNPEVAKVLEFFHFGCTSEDINNLSHALALKEGVNTIMFPVMIDVCSAICSLATENAHVPLLSKTHGQPASPTTLGKEMANFAARLSDIGKSFSEVKILGKFAGAVGNYNADVVAYPEIDWPKMTEEFVRSLGLEFNPYVTQIEPHDYISKLFNLFVQFNIVLTDFDRDMWSYISAGYFKQIPKAGEVGSSTMPHKINPINFENSEGNLSVSNGLLCTLSMKLPISRLQRDLTDSTVLRNLGVGLGHSLLAYKATMQGIKKLEVNKVRLDEDLEQTWEVLAEPIQTVMRRYGIPEPYEKLKEMTRGQAVTKDSIRQFIEGLDLPEDARSSLLKLTPHSYTGEAENLAANIWNVVDLKSGFKIK
- the LOC119290641 gene encoding adenylosuccinate lyase-like isoform X1, whose protein sequence is MSAPPSLKSPATAAFLASPRLTVAPRAAVLGATAQPPRRLSCSAAVGAGARDLEVMSAPLDWAARSVGELEQATDLDTFCMMALSPLDGRYFRFIKDLMPFFSEFGLIRYRVLVEVKWLLKLSQIPEVKEVPPFSEEAQLFLDAIIQDFSINDAKEVKQIEKITNHDVKAVEYYLKQKCSSNPEVAKVLEFFHFGCTSEDINNLSHALALKEGVNTIMFPVMIDVCSAICSLATENAHVPLLSKTHGQPASPTTLGKEMANFAARLSDIGKSFSEVKILGKFAGAVGNYNADVVAYPEIDWPKMTEEFVRSLGLEFNPYVTQIEPHDYISKLFNLFVQFNIVLTDFDRDMWSYISAGYFKQIPKAGEVGSSTMPHKINPINFENSEGNLSVSNGLLCTLSMKLPISRLQRDLTDSTVLRNLGVGLGHSLLAYKATMQGIKKLEVNKVRLDEDLEQTWEVLAEPIQTVMRRYGIPEPYEKLKEMTRGQAVTKDSIRQFIEGLDLPEDARSSLLKLTPHSYTGEAENLAANIWNVVDLKSGFKIK